From Zingiber officinale cultivar Zhangliang chromosome 5B, Zo_v1.1, whole genome shotgun sequence, the proteins below share one genomic window:
- the LOC121984142 gene encoding alpha-humulene 10-hydroxylase-like, with the protein MELQVPSLPVLLSSFLVLLIIVRRVFSSKPKHVGPEFPTPSRLPFIGSIHHLIGKLPHHALRDLARKHGNVMKLRLGQVDQIIFSSREGAQQVLKAQDANFAFRPEFTAAKIIAYGQSDIAFSNGEYWRQLRKICVMELLGAKRVKSFVSLRKEQVGRLMSDVSNAAAIGKPINLGERLNELTNSIVVQASFGRRCQQQRKFMETIKEVIKMASGFSVGDLFPSLKVVDVLTGFSTQLIKYHNKLDAILDATIKEHQMTREGDEEEEDLIDVLLRLKDEGNLEVPITFDNIKAVVIDMFAGGTETTANTIEWAMSELMLRPSTLQRAQKEVREAMKDKGYIEETDVPQFSYLHDVVKETLRLHPPFPLLFPRVGQETTEVLGYTIPAGSRLLINVWSLGRDPRYWKEADSFKPERFEEGVNREFKGNDFEFLPFGAGRRMCAGMTFGLTTLELTLSKFLFHFDWAFPKGVKAEDIDMSESFGASASRKVNLLLVPSLRYPFPTLD; encoded by the exons ATGGAGTTACAGGTCCCTTCCCTTCCCGTCTTGCTCTCCAGTTTCTTGGTTCTTCTGATCATCGTCAGGAGGGTCTTCAGCTCCAAGCCTAAGCATGTAGGGCCGGAGTTTCCCACCCCCTCAAGGCTTCCCTTCATCGGCAGCATTCATCATCTCATCGGCAAGCTGCCCCACCATGCGCTCCGCGACCTGGCCCGCAAGCATGGTAATGTCATGAAACTCCGCCTCGGCCAAGTCGACCAAATCATATTCAGCTCGCGGGAGGGCGCGCAGCAGGTGCTCAAGGCGCAGGACGCCAACTTCGCCTTTCGCCCTGAGTTCACCGCCGCCAAGATCATTGCGTACGGCCAGAGCGACATCGCCTTCTCCAACGGCGAGTACTGGCGCCAGCTGCGCAAGATTTGCGTCATGGAGCTGCTCGGTGCAAAGCGTGTCAAGTCGTTTGTGTCTTTGAGGAAAGAGCAGGTCGGTCGTCTCATGAGCGACGTCAGCAACGCTGCTGCCATCGGGAAGCCAATCAACCTAGGGGAGAGGCTGAACGAGTTAACCAACTCTATCGTGGTCCAAGCTTCGTTTGGGAGAAGGTGCCAGCAACAGAGGAAGTTCATGGAGACCATCAAAGAAGTCATCAAAATGGCTAGCGGATTTAGCGTTGGTGATCTCTTTCCGTCTCTCAAGGTCGTTGATGTCCTCACTGGATTTAGCACTCAGTTaatcaaatatcacaacaaactAGATGCGATCCTCGATGCGACAATCAAGGAGCATCAGATGACGCGCGAGGGAGATGAAGAGGAGGAGGATCTTATTGACGTTTTACTCAGGCTCAAAGATGAAGGCAACCTAGAAGTGCCAATCACGTTTGACAACATCAAGGCTGTTGTGATT GATATGTTTGCTGGAGGAACGGAGACAACCGCAAACACCATTGAATGGGCTATGTCTGAGCTCATGTTGCGCCCTTCCACATTACAAAGAGCTCAAAAAGAGGTCAGAGAAGCTATGAAGGATAAAGGTTATATCGAGGAGACTGATGTTCCACAATTTAGCTATCTCCATGATGTGGTCAAAGAAACTTTAAGGTTGCATCCACCATTCCCCCTCTTGTTTCCACGAGTGGGTCAAGAGACTACTGAAGTTCTTGGCTACACAATTCCTGCTGGATCAAGACTCCTCATCAATGTCTGGTCACTAGGGAGGGATCCAAGATACTGGAAAGAAGCTGACAGCTTTAAGCCGGAGAGATTTGAGGAAGGTGTCAACAGAGAATTTAAAGGCAATGACTTTGAGTTCTTGCCATTTGGCGCAGGTAGAAGGATGTGTGCAGGCATGACCTTCGGATTGACAACTTTAGAACTGACATTGTCTAAATTTCTGTTCCACTTTGATTGGGCATTTCCAAAGGGAGTGAAAGCAGAGGACATTGACATGTCTGAATCTTTTGGAGCAAGTGCTTCAAGGAAGGTTAATCTTCTCTTAGTTCCTTCACTTCGCTACCCCTTCCCGACCTTGGACTAG